The following proteins are encoded in a genomic region of Sulfurovum indicum:
- the lpxB gene encoding lipid-A-disaccharide synthase, whose product MKLLVSAIEPSANLHLREVLKHTKEIELIGIFDKRIDAGTPLYDITQMAIMGVVDAVKKLRWFFKTADKMVDLAKEADKVLLMDSSGFNLPLAKKLKEKYPEKEIVYYILPQVWASRPKRVEKLEKYCDHLLGILPFETSYYPSGKAQYVGHPLLDEINAVCHHEENRGCIAFLPGSRKGEIERLMPIFLEVRKQFPDIRPLLVIPPHFSRDQIAKLYIGNRNFEIVRNTQEALSRAEFAFICSGTATLEAALIGTPFTLAYIAKKFDFFVGTKILGIKQVGLANIILTHHNGTTLHNELLQDKVTVDNLVKEYYNTDRKKFTDKAKELKEYLDHGSSENVARIIMQT is encoded by the coding sequence ATGAAACTGCTTGTATCAGCTATCGAACCCTCTGCCAATCTGCATCTGCGTGAAGTACTCAAACATACAAAGGAGATTGAGCTTATAGGTATTTTTGACAAACGCATCGACGCAGGTACACCACTGTATGACATTACCCAAATGGCGATCATGGGGGTGGTCGATGCCGTCAAAAAGCTGCGCTGGTTCTTCAAAACAGCCGATAAGATGGTTGATCTTGCAAAAGAGGCGGACAAAGTGCTTTTGATGGACTCGTCAGGCTTCAACCTGCCGCTGGCCAAAAAACTCAAAGAGAAGTACCCAGAGAAGGAGATCGTCTACTACATCCTGCCTCAGGTCTGGGCAAGCCGTCCCAAACGTGTCGAGAAACTTGAAAAATACTGCGACCATCTACTTGGCATCCTCCCTTTTGAGACCAGTTATTATCCAAGCGGTAAAGCGCAATATGTCGGGCATCCTCTGCTCGATGAAATCAATGCTGTATGCCATCACGAAGAGAACAGGGGGTGTATTGCTTTTCTTCCCGGAAGCCGTAAAGGAGAGATAGAGCGTCTTATGCCCATTTTTCTTGAAGTACGCAAACAATTCCCCGATATCCGTCCTCTGCTTGTCATCCCTCCCCATTTCAGCAGAGACCAGATCGCAAAACTCTATATCGGTAACCGGAACTTTGAGATCGTACGCAACACACAGGAGGCACTCTCACGTGCAGAGTTCGCTTTCATCTGTTCAGGTACTGCTACCCTGGAAGCAGCCCTCATAGGTACCCCTTTTACCCTGGCTTATATTGCAAAAAAGTTCGATTTTTTTGTGGGTACAAAAATACTCGGTATCAAACAGGTAGGACTGGCCAATATTATTCTCACACACCACAACGGTACAACCTTGCACAATGAACTGCTCCAGGATAAGGTAACCGTTGACAATCTGGTCAAAGAGTACTACAATACCGACCGGAAAAAGTTCACCGACAAAGCCAAAGAATTGAAAGAATACCTTGATCATGGCAGTTCGGAAAATGTCGCGAGGATCATTATGCAAACATAG
- a CDS encoding epoxyqueuosine reductase QueH — MLVHICCSVDSHYFLQKLQKEYPKEKLVGFFYDPNIHPYSEYYLRLLDVKRSCRMLGIELIEGEYDTENWLDAVRGLEHEPEKGARCAVCFDRRFEVSAQKAAQLGEKTFTSTLLTSPKKSLKQLKAAGDALAEREGISFIAPDYRKASGTQEQNILAKEDALYRQDYCGCLFGLTMQREQQQKLADELFVPLSGQIQPESIEARIRLYEKRWELEEQNIPYKIVKQRFLNWRLKFAMLKVRKEVVAAHILPYSTLKGEYTRGKIEYQINDVHHMSRDEVKFITLATYNQLLATTYTSLTELLFNPPEFKDEVALRSRLGLDAYDLSAVVVTEEIPSKKIELLIQSETYSDVEERLIQLAQ, encoded by the coding sequence ATGTTAGTTCATATCTGCTGCTCCGTCGACAGCCACTACTTTCTACAGAAACTCCAAAAAGAGTATCCGAAAGAGAAACTTGTGGGTTTCTTTTACGACCCCAACATTCACCCCTATTCAGAGTACTATCTGCGCCTGCTCGATGTCAAACGCAGCTGCAGGATGCTTGGTATTGAACTCATAGAAGGTGAGTATGATACAGAGAACTGGCTTGATGCGGTAAGAGGTTTGGAACACGAACCTGAGAAAGGGGCACGCTGTGCAGTCTGTTTTGACAGACGGTTTGAAGTCTCGGCACAAAAAGCGGCACAGCTTGGCGAAAAAACATTTACCTCGACACTGCTTACTTCTCCCAAAAAGTCACTCAAGCAGCTTAAGGCAGCCGGTGATGCTTTGGCTGAACGGGAAGGTATCTCGTTTATCGCCCCTGATTACCGTAAGGCATCAGGTACCCAGGAGCAAAATATCCTGGCCAAAGAGGATGCGCTTTACCGTCAGGACTATTGCGGATGTCTTTTCGGACTGACCATGCAAAGAGAGCAGCAGCAGAAACTGGCAGATGAACTCTTTGTTCCTCTCTCCGGACAGATACAGCCTGAATCCATCGAGGCACGCATCAGACTCTATGAAAAACGCTGGGAACTTGAAGAACAAAATATCCCGTACAAGATAGTCAAACAGCGTTTTCTGAACTGGCGATTGAAATTTGCCATGCTCAAAGTGCGTAAAGAGGTTGTAGCGGCACATATTCTTCCCTACTCTACACTGAAAGGTGAATATACCAGAGGAAAGATAGAGTATCAAATCAATGATGTACACCATATGAGCAGAGATGAGGTAAAGTTCATTACTCTTGCAACCTACAACCAACTGCTTGCTACCACGTACACCTCGCTTACAGAACTGCTCTTCAACCCGCCGGAGTTTAAAGATGAAGTTGCTCTAAGATCCCGGCTCGGCCTCGATGCCTATGACCTTTCGGCCGTTGTTGTCACAGAAGAGATCCCTTCAAAGAAGATCGAACTTCTTATACAGAGTGAGACCTATAGTGATGTAGAGGAGAGGCTTATACAACTGGCACAGTAA
- the clpX gene encoding ATP-dependent Clp protease ATP-binding subunit ClpX, translating to MSIKACSFCTAVESEENPLIAGENAYICSNCVISAYKILFGEEEEQESDYDAETHVLYTPKEINAILNEYVIGQDNAKKTLSVAVYNHYKRIFRDTAEDDTQIAKSNVLLIGPTGSGKTLLAQTIARFLNVPIAIADATNLTEAGYVGEDVENILTKLLMAADGDVKRAEQGIVFIDEVDKIARMGENRSITRDVSGEGVQQALLKLIEGSVVNIPPKGGRKHPNQDFIQIDTSNILFICGGAFDGLNDILKRRLGSNVLGFGQAKRSKKEEENLLPMVEADDLVTYGLIPELIGRLHVLTTLGEISKEDMVRILVEPKNSLVKQYQKLFEIDNVSLSFEEDALALIAQKALDRKTGARGLRSIMEEILLDIMYELPELDGYEVVITEEVVATGAKPLYIKDKKTA from the coding sequence ATGTCAATTAAAGCGTGTAGCTTCTGTACTGCTGTTGAAAGTGAAGAGAATCCACTGATAGCCGGAGAGAATGCCTATATCTGCTCCAACTGTGTGATCTCTGCCTATAAGATCCTTTTTGGAGAAGAGGAAGAACAGGAATCCGACTATGATGCAGAGACCCATGTTCTTTATACCCCAAAAGAGATCAATGCCATACTCAACGAGTATGTGATCGGACAGGACAATGCGAAAAAAACACTTTCAGTGGCTGTCTACAATCACTACAAACGTATTTTCAGAGATACTGCCGAAGATGATACCCAGATCGCAAAATCCAATGTTCTTCTCATTGGACCTACCGGTTCAGGTAAAACACTGTTGGCACAGACCATTGCAAGATTTTTAAACGTACCCATTGCCATTGCTGATGCAACAAATCTCACAGAAGCAGGCTATGTAGGTGAGGATGTGGAAAATATCCTTACTAAACTCCTTATGGCAGCAGACGGAGATGTCAAGCGTGCAGAACAGGGCATCGTCTTTATCGATGAGGTTGACAAGATCGCACGTATGGGAGAGAACCGATCTATTACCCGTGATGTCTCCGGAGAAGGTGTACAGCAGGCCCTGCTGAAACTCATAGAGGGTTCTGTAGTGAATATCCCGCCAAAAGGCGGACGTAAACATCCGAACCAGGACTTTATCCAGATCGATACTTCCAACATCCTTTTCATTTGTGGCGGTGCATTTGACGGACTTAACGATATTCTCAAGAGAAGACTCGGTTCGAATGTACTGGGATTTGGACAGGCAAAACGTTCCAAAAAGGAAGAAGAGAACCTGCTCCCTATGGTAGAAGCGGACGACCTCGTCACTTACGGACTCATCCCTGAACTGATAGGACGTCTGCATGTACTGACAACCCTGGGTGAGATCAGCAAAGAAGATATGGTACGTATCCTGGTTGAACCGAAGAACTCACTGGTAAAACAGTACCAAAAACTCTTTGAGATCGATAATGTGAGCTTGTCTTTCGAGGAGGATGCACTTGCACTCATCGCACAAAAAGCACTGGACCGAAAGACCGGTGCACGAGGACTGAGATCTATCATGGAAGAGATACTGCTTGATATCATGTATGAACTTCCGGAACTTGACGGATATGAAGTAGTCATTACTGAAGAAGTAGTTGCAACCGGTGCCAAACCACTCTATATCAAAGATAAAAAAACAGCATAG
- a CDS encoding rod shape-determining protein, with protein sequence MFKKILGMFSNDLAIDLGTANTLVLVKGQGISINEPSVVAIQYDKHGQQRILAVGQEAKDMVGKTPGNIRAIRPMKDGVIADFEVTEMMIRYFIEKAHKRKGFFSPRIIICVPYGLTQVERRAVKDSAENAGARYVYLIEEPMAAAIGAGIPVKDPNGNLVVDIGGGTTEIGVTSLGGLVQSKSIRIAGDHIDQAIVDYVKKNFNLLIGERVAEELKIKIGTAIPLAEELVTTVRGRDQVEGSLTSVEITSEHIRAAMKDSIEEIAEALKDVLEHTPPELAGDIVENGIVLTGGGALIRGLDKYLSDIVKLPVYIAEDPLLAVAKGTGKALDEIDLLQQMAYED encoded by the coding sequence ATGTTCAAAAAAATATTGGGAATGTTCTCCAACGACCTTGCCATCGACCTGGGAACAGCGAACACACTGGTTCTTGTCAAGGGACAGGGGATCAGTATCAATGAACCCTCCGTTGTAGCTATCCAGTATGACAAACATGGACAACAGCGTATTCTGGCCGTAGGTCAGGAAGCAAAAGACATGGTAGGTAAAACACCGGGCAACATCCGTGCTATCCGCCCGATGAAAGATGGGGTTATCGCCGATTTTGAAGTCACCGAGATGATGATCCGCTACTTCATCGAAAAAGCACACAAAAGAAAAGGATTCTTCTCTCCCCGTATCATCATCTGTGTACCTTATGGCCTGACACAGGTTGAAAGACGGGCTGTCAAGGATTCAGCAGAAAATGCCGGTGCACGCTATGTCTATCTCATTGAAGAGCCTATGGCAGCTGCGATCGGAGCCGGGATCCCGGTCAAAGATCCAAACGGAAACCTCGTAGTGGATATCGGCGGGGGGACCACAGAGATCGGAGTAACCTCTCTTGGAGGTCTTGTTCAGAGTAAATCGATCAGGATTGCCGGAGACCACATCGATCAGGCGATCGTCGATTATGTGAAAAAAAACTTCAACCTGCTTATCGGTGAACGTGTGGCAGAAGAGCTTAAAATCAAGATCGGTACCGCTATACCACTTGCAGAAGAGCTTGTCACAACGGTACGAGGAAGGGATCAGGTAGAGGGAAGCCTTACCTCCGTAGAGATCACTTCCGAACATATCAGAGCAGCAATGAAAGACTCTATTGAAGAGATTGCAGAGGCATTGAAAGATGTACTTGAACATACACCGCCCGAACTGGCAGGTGACATCGTAGAGAACGGGATCGTACTGACCGGCGGCGGGGCACTCATCCGCGGTCTTGACAAATATCTTTCCGACATCGTTAAGCTTCCGGTCTATATTGCGGAAGACCCTCTTCTTGCTGTGGCCAAAGGTACAGGAAAAGCACTTGATGAGATAGACCTGCTACAGCAAATGGCGTATGAAGACTAG
- the lpxA gene encoding acyl-ACP--UDP-N-acetylglucosamine O-acyltransferase translates to MPNIHQTAIIEKGAVLGENVTIGPFAYIGPRVKIGEGTTVAAHAVIEGITTIGKNNRIFSHAAVGTIPQDLKYDGEESELIIGDNNTIREFTLLNPGTKGGGMVTKIGNHNLLMGYVHLGHDVILGDHCILANGATLAGHVELGNHVVIGGLTPVHQFVHIGDYAMVGGASAVAQDIPPYCLAEGNRAVLRGLNLTGLRRKIDREEINSLKSAYRELFEQGKPLQEVAQTLFETDESPYVKALCMFIKTSKRGIPFTRK, encoded by the coding sequence ATGCCCAATATACATCAAACAGCGATTATTGAAAAAGGAGCGGTCCTCGGAGAGAATGTTACCATAGGACCTTTTGCCTATATTGGACCAAGAGTCAAGATCGGCGAAGGGACAACTGTAGCTGCCCATGCTGTCATTGAAGGTATTACAACGATCGGGAAAAACAACCGTATTTTTTCCCATGCGGCCGTAGGAACTATTCCACAGGACCTCAAGTATGACGGTGAGGAGAGTGAACTGATCATTGGTGACAACAATACCATTAGAGAATTCACACTGCTTAATCCAGGTACCAAAGGTGGCGGTATGGTCACCAAGATAGGTAACCACAACCTTCTTATGGGCTATGTCCACCTCGGTCATGATGTGATCCTGGGAGACCACTGTATCCTGGCAAACGGTGCTACCCTTGCGGGTCATGTCGAGCTTGGCAACCATGTGGTCATAGGCGGGCTTACTCCTGTTCACCAGTTCGTACATATTGGAGATTATGCCATGGTCGGCGGTGCCAGTGCAGTGGCGCAGGATATTCCCCCCTACTGTCTTGCAGAAGGCAATCGTGCCGTACTCCGGGGACTGAATCTTACCGGACTCAGACGCAAAATAGACCGTGAAGAGATCAACAGCCTTAAAAGTGCCTACAGAGAGCTCTTCGAACAGGGGAAACCGCTGCAGGAAGTGGCACAGACACTCTTCGAAACAGATGAATCCCCCTATGTCAAAGCATTATGTATGTTCATAAAAACATCCAAACGCGGTATTCCGTTTACCAGAAAATAG
- the amrS gene encoding AmmeMemoRadiSam system radical SAM enzyme, with protein MTYHETFKYYTPEENRKIVCNLCRHRCQLKEGEVGICGVNQNVEGELKTLVYGHPVAVHVDPVEKKPLYHLIPGSKVLSFGTVGCNFKCPFCQNWDISQSKMVNEDIEVSPDLMVELAIEHGAKSIAYTYNEPTIFYPYAKDIGLIAKEKGIKNIFVSNGFESPEMVDDMASWVDAANIDLKSWDDKYYKKVLKGGLEEVRDTLRRLVKNGVWVEVTTLLIEGENDSDKELSEMAAFIANDLGVHVPWHLSAFYPNYKMQDHDATKTATLKRARKIGKEAGLKYIYLGNVDADSDTYCPHCETLLIERKRYGEITTHLEGDRCPVCKNTIEGVWE; from the coding sequence ATGACTTATCATGAAACATTTAAATACTATACCCCTGAAGAGAATAGGAAGATTGTTTGCAACCTTTGCAGGCACAGGTGTCAACTGAAAGAAGGGGAAGTAGGTATCTGCGGAGTGAACCAGAATGTAGAAGGAGAGCTGAAAACGCTGGTGTATGGCCATCCTGTAGCGGTACATGTGGATCCGGTTGAGAAGAAGCCGCTCTATCATCTCATTCCCGGTTCGAAGGTACTTTCTTTTGGGACAGTTGGGTGTAACTTCAAATGCCCATTCTGTCAGAACTGGGATATTTCACAAAGTAAAATGGTCAATGAAGATATCGAAGTGAGCCCTGACCTGATGGTAGAACTTGCCATCGAACATGGTGCCAAGTCAATAGCCTATACCTATAATGAACCGACTATTTTTTACCCGTATGCAAAAGATATCGGGCTTATTGCAAAAGAGAAAGGGATTAAGAATATTTTTGTCAGTAACGGCTTTGAGTCCCCTGAGATGGTCGATGATATGGCAAGCTGGGTAGATGCGGCCAATATTGATCTTAAAAGCTGGGATGACAAATATTACAAAAAGGTCCTCAAAGGCGGATTGGAAGAGGTCAGGGATACACTGAGACGACTGGTAAAGAACGGTGTGTGGGTGGAAGTGACGACACTGCTTATAGAAGGTGAAAATGACAGTGACAAGGAGCTGAGCGAGATGGCTGCGTTCATTGCAAACGATCTGGGGGTCCATGTCCCATGGCATTTGAGTGCATTCTATCCCAACTACAAGATGCAGGACCATGATGCGACAAAAACGGCAACACTGAAAAGGGCCCGCAAGATCGGAAAAGAGGCTGGACTGAAATATATTTATCTCGGGAATGTTGATGCGGACTCTGATACGTACTGTCCACACTGCGAAACACTGCTGATCGAAAGAAAAAGATATGGAGAGATCACAACACATCTGGAAGGTGACCGTTGCCCTGTGTGTAAAAACACTATAGAAGGAGTGTGGGAATGA
- the amrB gene encoding AmmeMemoRadiSam system protein B: MTTGKSVRSTAVAGQFYPAGKDEILKMIDHYNTILDEHADMKKLFSLRSRAVIVPHAGYIYSGFTANVVLRMLAAQNLKRIAVIGPSHRVYLDGISVADYESYETPLGVLNIDKETVKVLERRFGIHFYPDAHQEHSTEVQMPFIKHYMPDVSVVELVYGDVAPQELADVIDYLLEDPQTAVVISTDLSHYYDIEKAKRLDSICLDAIMNLKPSELHQGCEACGKRGVEAMLVSARHKGLRPHILDYRTSADASGDRSQVVGYVSVAFTQEDQDG, encoded by the coding sequence ATGACAACAGGTAAATCTGTCAGAAGTACAGCTGTAGCCGGACAGTTCTATCCGGCAGGAAAAGATGAAATATTAAAGATGATTGATCATTATAATACGATACTTGATGAGCATGCCGATATGAAGAAGCTGTTCTCGTTAAGATCCAGAGCAGTTATTGTCCCGCATGCTGGATATATCTATTCCGGATTCACAGCAAACGTTGTACTGCGTATGCTGGCAGCCCAGAATCTAAAGCGTATTGCAGTGATCGGGCCCAGCCACCGGGTTTACCTTGATGGCATATCGGTAGCTGACTATGAGAGTTATGAGACGCCGCTTGGTGTTTTGAATATAGACAAAGAGACAGTAAAGGTCCTTGAGAGACGGTTTGGAATCCACTTTTATCCGGATGCTCATCAGGAACACAGTACGGAGGTACAGATGCCGTTCATTAAGCATTATATGCCTGATGTTTCAGTAGTGGAACTGGTCTATGGTGATGTTGCACCACAGGAACTTGCCGATGTCATTGACTATTTGCTTGAAGATCCTCAGACAGCAGTGGTGATCAGCACGGATCTGAGTCACTACTATGACATTGAGAAAGCTAAACGGCTGGACAGTATTTGTCTTGATGCCATTATGAATCTGAAGCCGTCTGAACTGCATCAGGGATGTGAAGCGTGTGGGAAGAGAGGAGTGGAGGCTATGCTGGTATCAGCCAGACACAAAGGCTTGAGACCGCATATACTCGACTATCGAACAAGTGCGGATGCCAGCGGGGACAGATCACAGGTGGTAGGCTATGTCAGTGTTGCTTTTACACAGGAGGATCAAGATGGGTAA
- the mreC gene encoding rod shape-determining protein MreC, whose amino-acid sequence MKTRITIIILLLLILGVLLTRNDKRITDTLLNVINPIKQNYKAFTQEIEDKGQSYLFQQESIEKLSKENRILRKRLLEQTHYIKQVKDIYEVLPRLSKLPVHNIALTSTISYVKLNSFSQIILTKPKGLNEKQIYGLMQDSVVAGIARLHNNQLYGYLTSDPKCRFSVFVGKEQAPGIAIGLEKNMMIVKFIPKWHKIKRGDKVYTSGLDYIFFAGLPVGVVTQVDVQSAYKVAYIKTYADIFHPKVFFLIQDSAATLTKGFDRSATRLRDPCSDLSILDEQNITKIIMQPEQNDTVPQISSIPSRIDQTQEEIIEPEVPTEHPEAEKPKAKVKKQKKKKTFHESLDLF is encoded by the coding sequence ATGAAGACTAGAATCACCATCATCATACTGCTTCTCCTGATATTGGGAGTACTCCTGACACGAAATGACAAGCGTATCACCGATACGCTTCTAAATGTTATCAACCCTATCAAACAAAACTACAAAGCCTTTACACAAGAGATCGAAGACAAAGGACAAAGTTATCTTTTCCAACAGGAATCTATAGAGAAACTGAGCAAAGAGAACCGTATCCTTCGCAAAAGACTGCTTGAACAGACCCACTATATCAAACAGGTCAAAGATATCTATGAGGTGCTTCCCCGCTTAAGCAAACTGCCGGTACACAATATTGCTCTGACAAGTACGATCTCTTATGTCAAGCTAAACAGCTTTTCACAAATCATTTTAACCAAACCCAAAGGCTTGAATGAAAAACAGATCTATGGTCTGATGCAGGACAGCGTGGTTGCGGGTATTGCACGTCTGCATAACAACCAGCTCTACGGATATCTTACGTCAGATCCCAAATGCCGCTTCTCAGTCTTTGTCGGCAAAGAACAGGCTCCGGGTATTGCCATTGGCCTGGAGAAAAATATGATGATCGTGAAGTTCATTCCAAAATGGCACAAGATCAAGCGTGGAGACAAGGTGTATACCTCAGGACTCGACTATATCTTTTTTGCCGGTCTTCCCGTAGGTGTCGTCACCCAGGTGGACGTACAGAGCGCCTATAAAGTAGCCTATATCAAAACCTATGCCGATATTTTCCACCCCAAGGTCTTTTTCCTTATTCAGGACTCGGCTGCAACTCTGACAAAAGGGTTTGACAGATCTGCTACACGTCTCCGGGACCCATGTTCCGATCTATCCATACTCGATGAGCAGAATATAACAAAGATCATCATGCAGCCTGAACAAAACGATACAGTACCTCAGATCTCAAGTATTCCAAGCCGTATTGACCAGACTCAGGAGGAGATCATTGAACCGGAAGTACCGACGGAACATCCCGAGGCCGAAAAACCAAAAGCGAAAGTTAAAAAACAAAAAAAGAAAAAAACTTTCCATGAAAGTCTTGATCTCTTCTGA
- the fabZ gene encoding 3-hydroxyacyl-ACP dehydratase FabZ, whose amino-acid sequence MLLNVVEIQKILPHRYPFLLVDRITGLQEGEYIEGYKNVSISEPVFQGHFPDHPIYPGVMIIEGMAQAGGVLAFKSMNNASQEEIENKVVYFMSIDKAKFRSPVTPGDQLVYKINVIKNKGAVWQLDAKAYVDDKVVAQAELKAMIVDK is encoded by the coding sequence GTGCTATTAAATGTTGTTGAAATTCAAAAAATTCTGCCACACAGATATCCATTCCTTCTGGTCGACCGTATTACCGGTCTCCAAGAGGGGGAGTATATCGAAGGCTATAAAAATGTCTCCATTTCCGAGCCGGTCTTTCAGGGACATTTCCCTGATCATCCTATCTATCCCGGTGTCATGATTATTGAAGGAATGGCACAGGCCGGCGGTGTACTTGCATTCAAGAGCATGAACAATGCTTCCCAGGAAGAGATCGAAAATAAAGTAGTTTATTTCATGAGCATCGACAAGGCAAAATTCCGATCTCCTGTGACTCCGGGTGATCAGCTGGTCTACAAAATCAATGTTATCAAGAACAAAGGGGCAGTCTGGCAGCTCGATGCAAAAGCCTATGTCGATGACAAGGTTGTGGCACAGGCTGAACTTAAAGCCATGATCGTAGACAAGTAG